TTGAGCACCCGCGGTGCCAGCGCGGGCTGACGCAGCGGCGCGGCCAGCGCGGCCGGGTCCAGCACCACGGCCAGCAGATCGCCGTTGGCCTGCGCCTGCGCGGGCGCGCGCAGCAGCCCGGCCGAGGGCGGGGGCGCCAGCAGGCCGGCGATGCGCCGCGTGTCGGCCAGCGCCGGCACCGGCGGCAGCCGGCGCTGCGCGTCCAGCGGCTGCCAGCCCAGGTCCACCAGCAGCGGCACGCCGCCCGCGTCGGGCACGAACACCCGGTAGGCGCGCACACCGGCCTGGCCTTGGAGGGTCTGGTTGTCCAGCAGCACCGCCGGACCCGGCGCGAAGCGGCCGGTACCGGCCGCCCAGGCGAAATCCTGCGCATGGCCGTGCTGCGCCGCGTCAGCCAGCGGCTGCGGCTGGCGCTCATGCAGCACCTGGGCGACCTGCGCGAGCATCGCGCGTTTCTGCTTGGCACGCCCGAGCTGCCAGGTTCCCAGCCCGCAGAACACCGCGGCCACCAGCAGCGCCAGCGCCCAGCCGGCGGCGGGAGGCAGGCGTCGGCTCACGCCCGTCCGCCCGATGACGACGATAATCGCCGCACGCGGCACGTGGCCGCGCGAGAGATGCGCATGAACGACTCGCTCAAGACCCTGCTGATCGTCGCCTTCCTGATCATGATCGTGTGGAACCTCGGCGCCGGCCTGTACTACCTGCTGATCGACCGGGGCCAGACCAAGCGCACCGTGCGCTCACTGACCTGGCGCATCGGCCTGTCCGTGACCCTGTTCGCGCTGGTGGTGCTGGGCATCTGGGGCGGCTGGATCAAGCCGCATGGCGTCGGTGGCTGAAAGCGAGGAACGAGCGAAGCGGAACGGGGAACGAGTGATCGAGGCCTGCGACGCTTCCACCCTTCATTCGTGCCGCGTTCCTCTCGACGCGTTCCTGCCTCAAAGCACGTAGACGAACAGGAACAGCGCCAGCCACACCACGTCGACGAAATGCCAGTACCACGCGGCCGCCTCGAAGGCGAAGTGGTGGTCCTTGCTGAAATGCCCCTTGAGCACGCGCAGCCACATGATGGCCAACATCAGCGTGCCCAGGAACACGTGCGCACCATGGAAGCCGGTGAGCATGAAGAAGGTCGAGCCGTAGATGCCCGACCCCAGCGTCAGGTTGAGCGCGTGGTAGGCATGGGCGTACTCGGTCAC
The window above is part of the Pseudoxanthomonas sp. X-1 genome. Proteins encoded here:
- a CDS encoding SURF1 family protein, yielding MSRRLPPAAGWALALLVAAVFCGLGTWQLGRAKQKRAMLAQVAQVLHERQPQPLADAAQHGHAQDFAWAAGTGRFAPGPAVLLDNQTLQGQAGVRAYRVFVPDAGGVPLLVDLGWQPLDAQRRLPPVPALADTRRIAGLLAPPPSAGLLRAPAQAQANGDLLAVVLDPAALAAPLRQPALAPRVLKLDPALPIGFARDLDVLPNTLPPERHLGYAVQWFGLALAVLITAGVLTWRRRRAAREKMGA
- a CDS encoding twin transmembrane helix small protein gives rise to the protein MNDSLKTLLIVAFLIMIVWNLGAGLYYLLIDRGQTKRTVRSLTWRIGLSVTLFALVVLGIWGGWIKPHGVGG